In Pochonia chlamydosporia 170 chromosome Unknown PCv3seq00009, whole genome shotgun sequence, a genomic segment contains:
- a CDS encoding FAD/FMN-dependent dehydrogenase (similar to Metarhizium acridum CQMa 102 XP_007809308.1), producing the protein MRHSHRIIRLLARLRERGIDHQETDGCAAPPEALMHDRAASVPTLVISPRSEWGLGQTLNLLKELDIYRYIPISVKSGGHGYFNGATCKGIMLNLTRMDKQHISEEVLFIQPGCVLGQLIDLLAKHRKAVPHGDCFGVGVGGHFLTAGWDPLLARRHGLGCQSVIGGRVILWDGEVINVDEKNNSSLLRAMRGGGAAGVGVVTELRLRVFDEPPRATWCFARLSKDQLSICRAHEIFSKAWNLPRDISVSFRFHFDPCQLEPICSFNIYSLLTPDETISHLKVHLGLEITSYFIDKSKWTEGPVISSRLIPASKLLTANPGMLAEMSSTSLHKSPLLYWNEQVVLREMGRSYFTSGSHWIRLDCGAMLEELYEQFESAQDHPSRNRLYTLVILGGGRMLELQEECSMPLGKALARFEGHWDESYEEKRWIRAFTDKLSLIIRNCEDKVLQRPYRGDIWTIEQAEDAKLDGTLKTYDRRFT; encoded by the coding sequence ATGCGTCATTCGCACAGAATTATACGCCTCCTAGCGAGACTTCGAGAACGTGGCATCGACCACCAAGAAACAGACGGCTGTGCTGCTCCTCCAGAGGCTTTGATGCATGACAGAGCCGCCTCCGTTCCGACCCTTGTCATTTCACCACGAAGCGAATGGGGACTGGGTCAGACACTTAACTTGCTGAAAGAGTTGgatatatatagatatatCCCAATCTCAGTAAAAAGTGGTGGCCATGGTTATTTCAACGGCGCTACTTGCAAAGGTATAATGCTGAACCTTACTAGGATGGATAAGCAGCATATCTCCGAAGAAGTATTGTTTATCCAGCCTGGATGCGTTCTGGGCCAGTTGATTGACCTACTGGCAAAGCATCGCAAAGCTGTGCCCCATGGTGATTGCTTTGGCGTCGGCGTAGGGGGCCATTTTCTTACAGCTGGCTGGGACCCCCTCTTGGCTCGACGACATGGGCTGGGATGTCAGTCCGTCATAGGCGGACGGGTGATTTTATGGGATGGGGAAGTTATAAATGTGGATGAAAAGAATAACTCGTCCCTACTCCGAGCTAtgcgtggaggaggagcagccGGGGTCGGAGTTGTGACAGAACTGCGGCTGCGAGTATTTGACGAGCCTCCAAGAGCAACATGGTGCTTTGCACGTTTAAGCAAGGACCAGTTGTCCATATGCAGAGCACATGAGATATTCTCTAAAGCATGGAATTTGCCACGCGATATTTCGGTATCGTTCCGCTTTCATTTCGACCCTTGTCAGCTTGAACCGATCTGTTCTTTCAATATCTACAGCCTTCTAACTCCAGATGAAACCATCAGTCACCTCAAAGTACATTTAGGATTGGAAATCACGTCGTATTTTATCGACAAATCCAAGTGGACTGAGGGTCCCGTTATCAGCTCTCGCCTTATACCTGCTTCTAAGCTCTTGACTGCGAACCCGGGTATGTTGGCTGAAATGTCCTCGACATCGTTGCATAAAAGCCCGCTTCTATATTGGAATGAACAAGTCGTGTTACGCGAAATGGGAAGGTCGTATTTCACCTCGGGCTCGCATTGGATTCGCCTTGACTGTGGTGCTATGCTGGAGGAATTATATGAACAATTTGAGTCCGCTCAGGATCATCCATCGAGAAACCGCCTGTATACACTAGTTATTTTAGGTGGCGGCCGCATGCTGGAACTACAGGAAGAATGCTCTATGCCTCTTGGTAAGGCTTTGGCACGATTCGAAGGCCATTGGGATGAATCTTACGAAGAGAAGCGATGGATCCGGGCCTTCACAGATAAACTGTCCCTGATTATTCGCAATTGCGAGGATAAAGTTCTCCAGCGCCCGTATAGAGGCGACATCTGGACTATCGAACAAGCTGAAGACGCGAAACTCGATGGCACACTGAAGACATATGATCGACGTTTCACTTGA
- a CDS encoding hydrolase (similar to Neurospora crassa OR74A XP_961388.2): MEWFGHAKVGFSHAPSPRPMREKDGRETDLLKIVEETTPPCHLNPLLFNGHLQTIWTAIKPSGPLVYYRRKIFDADHKTYKGTFAADFAVQPFEGSDETLPRRTTYYSDEEFANIGSDDSRPMLVVLHGLSGGSHETYLRHTIAPLLGDGGWEVCIVNSRGCAGSKITSGVLYNGRATWDCRQTVKWLKRTFPNRPLFGLGFSLGANMLTNYCGEEGESCLLKGAVVCSNPFNLEISSKMLQNRFIGKEVYLRVMGLAMKGLISTHKDALKKYTDLDLPTIEKVTYLNDFDREVQCPTWGYPTEDAYYRDASSTDAVLSIRIPFVAIQATDDPIAVKEALPYAEFKQNPNTVMTTTSMGGHLCWFEVGGGRWYPKPVCNFLNHLAFKVDLDSVTPSRAPTPENPKHGTDYNPMRRKLQIIED, translated from the exons ATGGAGTGGTTCGGCCATGCCAAGGTCGGGTTTAGTCATGCTCCTTCGCCACGACCTATGAGGGAGAAGGATGGCAGAGAGACTGACTTACTAAAGATTGTCGAAGAAACTACACCACCATGCCACTTGAATCCTTTGCTGTTTAATGGTCACTTGCAGACAATATGGACGGCTATAAAACCCAGTGGCCCGCTGGTATACTACCGCCGTAAGATATTCGACGCTGACCATAAGACGTACAAGGGAACGTTTGCTGCCGACTTTGCCGTGCAGCCTTTTGAAGGATCCGACGAGACCTTACCGAGGCGGACTACCTACTATAGTGACGAGGAATTCGCGAACATTGGCTCAGATGATTCCAGGCCTATGCTTGTCGTTTTGCATGGCCTATCTGGTGGCTCTCACGAGACCTATCTGAGGCACACGATTGCGCCGTTACTTGGTGACGGCGGCTGGGAAGTATGTATTGTTAATTCGAGGGGTTGTGCTGGAAGCAAGATTACCAGTGGTGTTCTTTATAATGGCCGGGCGACCTGGGACTGCCGACAA ACGGTAAAATGGCTAAAAAGGACGTTTCCAAACCGACCTCTGTTTGGCCTTGGGTTTTCTTTGGGCGCAAACATGCTTACTAAT TACTGtggcgaagaaggagaaagcTGTCTTCTCAAGGGAGCCGTGGTTTGCTCTAATCCATTTAACTTGGAAATATCAAGTAAAATGCTGCAAAACCGCTTTATTGGCAAAGAGGTCTATCTTAGAGTCATGGGCC TTGCCATGAAGGGTTTGATTAGCACGCACAAGGATGCCCTGAAGAAGTATACAGACCTTGATTTGCCTACCATTGAAAAAGTCACTTATTTAAACGATTTCGACCGCGAGGTCCA ATGCCCGACTTGGGGTTATCCTACTGAGGATGCTTACTATCGCGATGCCTCTTCCACGGATGCCGTATTGAGCATAAGGATTCCTTTCGTTGCTATTCAGGCGACCGATGATCCT ATTGCTGTAAAGGAAGCACTCCCATATGCAGAGTTCAAACAGAACCCCAACACGGTTATGACCACTACATCAATGGGCGGACACTTGTGCTGGTTTGAGGTAGGTGGCGGCAGATGGTATCCCAAGCCG GTTTGCAACTTTTTGAATCACCTTGCATTTAAAGTCGATTTGGACAGTGTTACGCCGTCTAGGGCACCCACACCAGAGAATCCGAAGCACGGCACAGACTACAACCCGATGCGTCGTAAGCTTCAGATAATAGAGGATTGA
- a CDS encoding male sterility protein (similar to Colletotrichum graminicola M1.001 XP_008096274.1), producing the protein MSTDSFFSQQIIFLTGSTGHFGACLLYKLVLVLQVPRVYVLIRGTPGQAITSWVQQMPEHVPDLITSGKVLFVAGNLTQRNLGISEDNLATMSKVVTIIIHAAANISLKASLQDAVINNCLPSLELARLAASFNRLNSFVQVSSLFALSFLPDGPVDETLYMIDNPEEHLDRILTGSDNDFNGYAWPYAKSKHLTECLLATRYCDLPLMILRPSSIGPAIFQPFELYGKSKSIPIHNLYSRLMYPSDRPNLFHATAGSVSGSNVLDEIPVDLLANILLQNVQRGTRGPVNASSRFYITKTFDDFVADVHKWVPDYWKANVPLVEFTTDRNIQPCPISRFYQMGTRNWNFLSHDRQLDQSGPLAMSLEKHDAEDYTRKRVLKVFKETQGTLGQLYNRQRPRL; encoded by the coding sequence ATGTCGACGGATTCTTTCTTCAGCCAGCAAATAATTTTCCTCACTGGATCTACTGGTCACTTTGGCGCGTGCCTCCTATACAAGCTTGTTCTCGTACTTCAAGTTCCTAGGGTTTACGTTCTCATTCGCGGCACGCCAGGGCAAGCTATCACCTCATGGGTACAACAAATGCCAGAACATGTTCCTGATCTGATTACATCCGGGAAAGTTCTGTTCGTAGCCGGCAACCTAACCCAGCGGAATCTTGGAATCAGTGAAGACAATTTGGCCACTATGTCAAAGGTAGTCACTATTATCATCCACGCCGCTGCTAATATCAGTCTAAAAGCATCTCTACAAGACGCCGTAATTAATAACTGCCTGCCATCGCTTGAGTTGGCACGACTCGCTGCGAGCTTCAATAGATTGAACAGCTTCGTTCAAGTCTCAAGTCTGTTTGCGCTTTCATTTCTTCCAGACGGGCCAGTAGACGAAACTTTGTACATGATCGACAATCCGGAAGAGCACTTGGACCGTATTTTGACTGGCAGCGATAACGACTTCAACGGTTACGCGTGGCCGTACGCAAAATCGAAGCACCTCACAGAGTGCCTACTTGCAACACGCTACTGCGACCTTCCTTTGATGATACTGCGGCCAAGCAGCATAGGTCCAGCTATCTTTCAGCCGTTCGAGCTATACGGGAAATCCAAATCCATTCCTATACACAATCTCTACTCCCGACTTATGTATCCAAGCGACCGGCCGAATTTATTTCACGCTACTGCAGGCTCCGTATCTGGGTCCAATGTCCTTGACGAGATTCCGGTCGATCTGCTAGCCAATATTCTACTTCAGAATGTCCAAAGGGGTACTCGCGGGCCCGTAAATGCAAGCTCACGATTCTACATCACCAAAACATTTGATGATTTTGTAGCAGATGTCCACAAGTGGGTGCCAGACTATTGGAAAGCAAATGTTCCACTGGTCGAGTTTACTACCGATCGTAACATTCAGCCGTGCCCGATCTCTCGCTTTTACCAGATGGGTACAAGGAACTGGAACTTCTTAAGCCATGACCGGCAATTAGACCAGAGCGGTCCACTGGCTATGTCTCTCGAAAAACACGATGCGGAAGATTACACTAGGAAGAGAGTGTTAAAGGTCTTTAAAGAAACGCAAGGTACGTTGGGCCAACTGTATAATAGGCAGCGCCCTAGGCTTTGA
- a CDS encoding synaptobrevin domain-containing protein, whose translation MMLHKESSIDERSCSLSPDDQLADVGFQVNDTTAVLDHAMRILYDRGDKTHELADKTGQLKGSAQGFRRGANRMRKQLWWRDMKMRIGIILAILILLSIIIATSSECNDPTNMSVYL comes from the coding sequence ATGATGTTACACAAAGAATCTTCCATAGACGAAAGAAGCTGTTCCTTAAGTCCGGATGATCAGCTGGCAGACGTGGGATTCCAAGTCAATGACACAACAGCTGTGTTGGATCATGCTATGAGAATTCTCTACGATAGGGGCGACAAAACTCATGAACTGGCAGACAAGACAGGCCAACTTAAGGGATCGGCTCAAGGATTCCGCCGCGGCGCGAACCGTATGCGAAAGCAACTATGGTGGAGGGATATGAAAATGCGTATTGGCATTATTCTTGCAATTCTTATTCTGTTGTCTATTATTATTGCTACTTCAAGTGAGTGTAATGACCCTACAAATATGTCAGTGTATCTCTAA
- a CDS encoding spherulin-1b protein (similar to Togninia minima UCRPA7 XP_007913737.1), with translation MQLVSFMYTAILGYVTVSSAYPTLDSLSLTQQLFLADTAVDRFSLLPNDTQFVFDFNKYLNDAGEAGAIVAANRQVFPALVGTGSGMAVGRIGACGMNTLHVHPRSTELQLVVEGRLITEMNPENGVLDHKGNRRVIRNIVEPFQMTPFYQGSMHTQFNPDCNNVTFIASFASEDFGTEQVADGIFSFSNEVLAATFGQTIAGESLDLVRNSIPPSIALGVETCLQQCGMQKRTNY, from the exons atgcAACTTGTCAGTTTCATGTACACAGCCATCTTAGGCTATGTAACCGTTTCCTCAGCCTATCCCACCTTGGATTCTCTGAGCCTTACACAGCAGCTCTTTCTGGCTGACAC AGCGGTAGATCGtttcagccttcttccaaATGACACTCAGTTTGTTTTCGACTTTAACAAGTACCTTAACGATGCtggtgaagctggagcaATAGTTGCTGCCAATCGCCAAGTCTTCCCTGCGCTTGTAGGTACTGGTTCTGGCATGGCTGTTGGTCGCATTGGTG CCTGTGGAATGAATACTTTACATGTCCATCCGCGATCTACAGAGCTTCAGCTTGTGGTCGAAGGACGACTTATTACAGAGATGAACCCGGAAAATGGTGTCTTGGATCACAAAGGTAATCGGAGAGTTATTAGGAATATAGTCGAGCCTTTTCAGATGACCCCATTTTATCAGGGCTCCATGCACACCCAGTTCAACCCCGACTGCAATAATGTAACGTTCATTGCCTCTTTCGCCAGCGAAGATTTTGGTACTGAACAAGTAGCGGATGGaatattttctttctctAACGAAGTACTGGCAGCGACATTCGGCCAAACTATCGCAGGTGAGAGTCTCGACTTGGTTCGCAATAGCATACCTCCTAGCATTGCTCTTGGAGTCGAGACCTGCCTTCAGCAGTGCGGTATGCAGAAAAGAACTAATTATTAA
- a CDS encoding efflux pump antibiotic resistance protein (similar to Aspergillus oryzae RIB40 XP_001817315.1): MGAAGAFVQNMTYLTLFSTQERLPMYVAAVSSVWAIGLIIGGPIGSIFARDFNWRWAIYFPIPCVGAALILGVLCIPNYSFVFPQVSILQRLMHIDPLGLLLNMLVPFLFAIAVTFPNVVWDWLPGSYSVLWTIFGLFCTFWIAQQHWCLLTRPEERALPIHILPRTDLLPIWISTACAGSTYAITIYYTPLFYAFCQGLDAIDQMVKLLPFTLIFIFTAMLTGRLLSVMKLYGVIYVSGGFIVANGSVIMAALMSKKTVTGSQIMGLEALIGVGLGLHFQHGLAISDIINKSRQDRIDSLLICNMAQMGGIAVTLAVAGSLFQNIGYDLLLDALGQGAFSPHEIREALAGVTSTVRKNPLLLEKATEAVAVAISREFFISTSAGLICLFCGLCMSGKFLD, encoded by the exons ATGGGAGCCGCTGGAGCTTTTGTCCA GAATATGACCTACCTGACGCTGTTTTCTACGCAAGAACGTCTTCCAATGTATGTCGCGGCTGTAAGTTCCGTGTGGGCGATTGGGCTTATCATAGGAGGGCCCATCGGAAGCATCTTTGCTCGTGATTTCAATTGGCGTTGGGCGATTTACTTTCCTATCCCGTGCGTTGGTGCGGCTCTGATCTTGGGAGTCCTATGCATACCCAATTATTCCTTTGTTTTCCCGCAGGTATCAATTTTGCAACGATTGATGCATATTGACCCGCTTGGACTTCTTCTAAACATGCTGGTCCCATTTTTGTTCGCAATAGCAGTCACATTCCCCAATGTTGTCTGGGACTGGTTGCCGGGATCGTATTCAGTGCTTTGGACGATATTCGGCCTATTTTGTACTTTTTGGATCGCTCAACAGCATTGGTGCCTTCTAACAAGACCGGAAGAACGAGCATTGCCGATACATATCCTTCCTCGCACAGATCTGTTACCAATATGGATCTCGACGGCTTGTGCTGGCTCGACCTATGCAATTACCATATATTATACACCACTGTTTTACGCCTTTTGCCAAGGACTGGATGCAATAGACCAAATGGTGAAGCTACTTCCATTTACGCTTATTTTTATATTTACAGCCATGCTGACCGGTCGCTTGCTTTCCGTTATGAAGCTATATGGTGTCATTTATGTTTCAGGGGGGTTCATTGTTGCCAATGGATCGGTCATCATGGCCGCTCTCATGTCAAAGAAAACGGTCACCGGCTCTCAGATAATGGGCTTAGAGGCTTTAATTGGAGTTGGGCTGGGATTGCACTTCCAACACGGACTTGCGATCTCAGATATCATCAACAAAAGTCGTCAAGACCGCATCGACAGCCTACTTATTTGTAACATGGCACAGATGGGCGGAATAGCCGTCACTCTAGCAGTCGCAGGATCCTTATTCCAAAACATTGGTTATGATCTCCTCTTGGATGCATTAGGGCAAGGAGCATTCTCTCCCCACGAGATACGAGAGGCACTTGCTGGAGTGACTTCTACTGTGCGGAAGAATCCACTATTGTTGGAGAAGGCAACGGAAGCTGTTGCAGTTGCGATTTCGCGAGAGTTCTTTATTTCCACTTCTGCGGGTTTAATATGCTTATTCTGTGGACTGTGCATGTCTGGCAAATTTCTGGACTAA
- a CDS encoding cytochrome p450 domain-containing protein, with protein MSTLFGLPPEDYHIFNTANNSHADSVTPKNDPSRIIMMSQRKDIVFYLQGSNLNWLMQQFTCKFIEILRREPEGPWQMKPDLYQYMTRGIFLAEVDVLYGEGIFKSCPTLCEDFWAFYEAIPVISRNIPTWMSPSSYVAQRKMLNNFRTWQLSCVSESNERKTGVDTTGPDDIWGTHYIRRMYERFRDLGFSEGGIATAMVGFLFLYVQPSLVRNQLIKVESTVANSIPASVWMMLYIFLDKDLRERVEVEISDAFDGGTDLVQTDKLMKAPLLNSICNEVLRLRVGSPFGRTSQSTVELTGGLKVLPGIPIMSVNWLGGLDTKFWNTGRIMPDQFDEHPLEQFWAERFLEYPDDTTSGPLRKDQTQPGETTLAGVSESRVGCARLITNGEALGKQIMLISVAVVLRELHIELQNPAAAATTGSKHRTLPFGSHAFDKAVPFKIRVRDRD; from the exons ATGTCAACGCTGTTTGGTTTGCCCCCAGAAGATTATCACATCTTCAATACGGCAAACAACAGTCATGCAGACTCCGTGACACCGAAGAATGATCCATCTCGCATCATAATGATGAGCCAACGCAAGGATATCGTGTTTTATTTACAAGGTAGTAATCTCAACTGGCTGATGCAACAATTCACATGCAAGTTTATCGAAATACTGCGCCGGGAGCCTGAAGGGCCATGGCAGATGAAACCGGATCTATATCAATATATGACCAGAGGAATTTTCCTTGCGGAAGTAGATGTTTTATACGGTGAGGGAATATTTAAAAGTTGTCCGACATTATGCGAGGACTTTTGGGCGTTCTATGAAGCAATTCCAGTTATAAGTCGAAATATCCCGACCTGGATGTCCCCTTCGAGCTATGTAGCACAGAGGAAAATGCTCAATAACTTTCGGACATGGCAATTGTCATGTGTTTCCGAATCTAACGAACGCAAAACTGGAGTTGACACCACTGGCCCTGACGATATATGGGGCACTCACTACATTCGTCGCATGTACGAAAGATTCAGAGATCTAGGGTTCTCCGAAGGCGGCATCGCTACAGCTATGGTCGGGTTTCTATTCCTGTACGTTCAACCTTCCCTTGTTCGAAATCAGCTAATCAAGGTTGAAAGCACTGTGGCGAATTCAATCCCTGCCAGCGTCTGGATGATGCTCTATATATTCCTCGACAAAGACCTCCGCGAACGGGTAGAGGTAGAAATATCCGACGCTTTTGACGGCGGTACTGATTTAGTGCAAACCGACAAACTGATGAAAGCCCCACTGCTGAACTCCATCTGCAATGAGGTGCTAAGACTACGTGTTGGTAGCCCTTTCGGGCGCACCTCACAGTCAACTGTGGAATTGACAGGTGGTTTAAAAGTCCTGCCTGGCATACCCATCATGTCCGTGAACTGGCTTGGCGGCCTTGATACAAAGTTTTGGAACACCGGCAGGATCATGCCCGATCAGTTTGATGAGCATCCGTTGGAACAGTTTTGGGCTGAGCGATTTTTAGAATACCCTGACGACACAACAAGTGGCCCATTGCGTAAAGATCAGACTCAGCCGGGGGAAACTACTCTAGCAGGGGTTTCGGAGAGCCGTGTTGGTTGTGCTAGGTTGATTACCAACG GAGAAGCACTCGGAAAACAGATCATGCTCATTTCTGTGGCAGTCGTGCTCAGAGAGCTCCACATTGAGCTCCAGAACCCAGCCGCTGCCGCCACGACTGGGTCGAAGCATAGAACCCTTCCCTTTGGGTCTCATGCGTTCGATAAAGCTGTTCCATTTAAAATCCGTGTAAGAGATAGAGACTAG
- a CDS encoding efflux pump antibiotic resistance protein (similar to Aspergillus oryzae RIB40 XP_001817315.1), with amino-acid sequence MAGSVVAGAGESLSVIIAGRSVMGLGGAVIFNMSYLAFFARTKKTTTLVACCSASWAIGLTIGGPIGSALAEAVSWRWALYLNIPLTLLAFILSWFCAPDHLFDETTPLLLRLKRADPVGVLFNAAVPELFAVALTFAGPVWEWNAIQSRAAWALFASLLIAWIVQQYFCILTTVKERALPLHILVRLDLIPIWIATACAGSAYAVVLIYSPLFFTFIRGASALQQSVWLLPFTLSFICTLLLTGWFLPLIKYYKLIYIAGGALTVASSAAIATTLSVNTAQWKMMGLEALVGVGLGLQFQHGSGISIVLNDKKSDRVDSIAFCNIAQFGGIAVTLSVSGCIFQNLGYKLLRETLHEGNMPEYAIREALAGVSSALSRESESQQRVLSAVVKVISKIFLIVVAAGGLSLLSGLVMSPKSLDIEEMPSQADTSELT; translated from the exons ATGGCAGGTAGTGTAGTGGCCGGCGCGGGTGAAAGCTTGTCGGTCATCATTGCTGGCCGTAGCGTAATGGGACTGGGGGGAGCCGTCATCTT TAACATGTCATATCTCGCATTCTTTGCAAGAACGAAAAAGACAACAACGCTAGTGGCATGCTGTAGTGCTTCATGGGCGATTGGTCTGACCATCGGTGGGCCAATTGGAAGTGCTCTTGCTGAAGCTGTATCCTGGCGCTGGGCTTTGTATCTTAATATCCCTCTTACTTTACTCGCGTTTATCCTGTCCTGGTTCTGCGCTCCGGACCACCTATTCGACGAAACAACtcctctgctgctgcggcttAAACGAGCAGACCCAGTAGGAGTCTTGTTCAATGCTGCAGTACCAGAACTATTCGCTGTAGCATTAACGTTTGCAGGTCCTGTATGGGAGTGGAATGCCATCCAATCTCGAGCTGCATGGGCATTATTTGCCTCTCTACTCATTGCATGGATAGTACAGCAATATTTCTGTATACTAACTACAGTGAAAGAACGTGCTTTGCCTCTACATATTCTAGTTCGACTAGATCTGATCCCCATCTGGATTGCAACAGCGTGCGCTGGATCGGCATATGCGGTCGTGCTTATATACTCCCCTTTATTTTTTACCTTCATCCGGGGGGCTAGTGCTCTTCAACAATCAGTATGGTTACTGCCATTTACTTTGTCGTTTATATGCACTCTTCTTTTAACTGGATGGTTTCTTCCATTGATAAAGTATTACAAGCTCATCTATATCGCAGGCGGGGCTTTGACGGTTGCTAGCTCGGCTGCCATTGCGACGACATTGTCAGTAAATACAGCCCAGTGGAAAATGATGGGATTGGAAGCCCTCGTTGGTGTGGGGTTGGGCCTACAATTCCAACATGGCTCAGGTATTTCAATTGTATTGAATGACAAGAAGAGTGATCGAGTCGATAGTATTGCCTTCTGCAACATAGCCCAGTTTGGTGGAATCGCTGTCACACTCTCTGTTTCGGGCTGTATCTTTCAGAATTTAGGCTACAAACTGTTACGTGAAACTCTTCATGAAGGGAATATGCCAGAATATGCAATCCGAGAAGCGCTTGCTGGTGTATCGTCGGCGTTATCACGAGAATCGGAGTCTCAACAGCGTGTTTTATCAGCGGTGGTCAAAGTCATTTCCAAAATTTTTCttattgttgttgctgcaggGGGGTTGAGCCTTCTTTCTGGATTGGTGATGAGTCCAAAATCGTTGGATATTGAGGAAATGCCTTCTCAAGCTGACACATCTGAGCTCACTTGA